A genomic segment from Streptosporangium roseum DSM 43021 encodes:
- a CDS encoding sulfite exporter TauE/SafE family protein yields MGEGCAGSLVKSTREESFVESGWAVVLVLGVIVVVGASVQRLAGIGFALVAAPALVLLLGPAEGVVLANCAAGVISAVGLAGAWRQVRLAAMVPLVAAAACTVPAGAWVAAHLSEPVLLAGVGALVSMAALLVMRGARVPALRGVKGAVAAGAASGFMNSSAGVGGPAVSLYAVNAGWTVREFVPNAQFYGVVVNAFSVTAKGLPQLTAPVWLLVAAGIAAGSVIGKALAQRVPEGPARLAVLLLALAGGLTTLGKGLWSL; encoded by the coding sequence GTGGGTGAAGGCTGTGCCGGATCACTGGTGAAGAGCACCCGCGAGGAGTCGTTCGTGGAGAGTGGCTGGGCCGTCGTCCTCGTGCTGGGCGTCATCGTGGTGGTGGGCGCGTCGGTGCAGCGGCTGGCGGGGATCGGGTTCGCGCTCGTGGCGGCGCCTGCCCTGGTGTTGCTGCTCGGCCCGGCCGAGGGCGTGGTGCTCGCCAACTGCGCGGCCGGTGTCATCAGCGCGGTCGGGCTCGCCGGCGCCTGGCGCCAGGTTCGCCTGGCCGCGATGGTCCCGCTGGTCGCCGCGGCCGCCTGTACCGTGCCGGCCGGGGCCTGGGTTGCCGCCCACCTGTCCGAGCCGGTGCTGCTGGCCGGCGTGGGGGCGCTGGTGAGCATGGCCGCACTGCTGGTGATGCGGGGTGCCCGGGTACCCGCGTTGCGTGGCGTCAAAGGCGCGGTGGCCGCCGGCGCCGCGAGCGGGTTCATGAACTCCTCGGCCGGGGTGGGCGGACCGGCGGTTTCCTTGTACGCGGTCAATGCGGGCTGGACGGTACGGGAGTTCGTGCCGAACGCGCAGTTCTACGGGGTCGTGGTGAACGCCTTCTCCGTGACGGCCAAAGGCTTGCCTCAGCTCACCGCGCCGGTCTGGCTGCTGGTCGCGGCCGGGATCGCGGCAGGCTCCGTGATCGGCAAGGCACTCGCCCAGCGGGTGCCGGAAGGACCGGCCCGGCTGGCAGTACTGCTGCTCGCGCTGGCCGGCGGGCTCACCACGCTGGGCAAAGGACTGTGGAGCCTGTGA
- a CDS encoding LacI family DNA-binding transcriptional regulator: MRRPTLEAVATRAGVSKSTVSRVVNGQTTVASDIRDLVMRAVNDLGYVPNPAARSLVTRRTDSVAVIVSDPPAGLLSDDPMFSMVVRAASREFEAAGKQVMLMLAGSPESLLRTRQFVTAGHVDGVMLVSMHGADPLPAALAGTGVPVVSHGRPAVTAELPWVDNDNVGGATQAVRHLLDQGRRRIATISGPLDMTAAQDRLGAYRETLRETGRRSIVAIGDFTRISGAEAMAQLLEDDPALDAVFAANDLMAIGAMRALRQAGRRVPDDVAVVGYDDIEAALYTDPPLTTVRSPMADQAVASARLLLGMLEGGSTASVTLPTELVVRDSA; the protein is encoded by the coding sequence ATGAGACGACCAACCCTGGAGGCGGTCGCCACCCGGGCCGGCGTGTCCAAGTCCACCGTCTCGCGGGTGGTGAACGGCCAGACCACCGTCGCCTCCGACATCCGCGACCTGGTGATGCGGGCCGTGAACGACCTGGGCTACGTCCCCAACCCCGCGGCCCGCAGCCTCGTGACCCGCCGCACCGACTCCGTCGCGGTGATCGTCTCCGACCCCCCGGCCGGGCTCCTCTCCGACGACCCCATGTTCTCCATGGTCGTCCGCGCGGCCAGCCGCGAGTTCGAGGCGGCGGGCAAGCAGGTCATGCTCATGCTGGCCGGCTCGCCGGAGAGCCTGCTGCGGACGCGGCAGTTCGTCACCGCGGGCCACGTGGACGGCGTCATGCTCGTGTCGATGCACGGCGCCGACCCGCTGCCGGCCGCGCTGGCCGGAACGGGGGTCCCGGTTGTCTCCCACGGCAGGCCGGCTGTCACGGCAGAGCTGCCGTGGGTCGACAACGACAACGTCGGCGGGGCCACCCAGGCGGTGCGGCACCTGCTCGACCAGGGGCGGCGCCGGATCGCCACGATCTCCGGGCCGCTGGACATGACCGCCGCGCAGGACCGGCTCGGCGCCTACCGGGAGACCCTGCGCGAGACCGGACGCCGCTCGATCGTGGCCATCGGCGACTTCACCCGGATCTCCGGCGCCGAGGCCATGGCCCAGCTGCTGGAGGACGACCCCGCGCTGGACGCGGTGTTCGCCGCCAACGACCTGATGGCGATCGGCGCCATGCGGGCGCTGCGCCAGGCGGGCCGCCGGGTGCCCGACGACGTGGCCGTCGTGGGATACGACGACATCGAGGCCGCCCTCTACACCGACCCGCCGCTCACCACGGTCCGCAGCCCCATGGCCGACCAGGCCGTCGCCTCGGCCCGCCTCCTGCTCGGCATGCTGGAGGGCGGGTCCACCGCCTCGGTGACCCTGCCCACCGAGCTCGTCGTCAGGGACTCGGCCTAG
- a CDS encoding discoidin domain-containing protein yields MHSSRSPGRHPHRLILLVAAVVTLVTSLSVIPAATAADTLLSQGRPVTASSAENVAFPATAAVDGDPGTRWSSAFSDPQWIQVDLGEVATVTQVVLNWETAYGKAFQIQTSRNGADWTPIHSTTTGAGGTQTLTVSGSGRYVRMYGTQRATQYGYSLWELQIYGTLGGGPDPTPTPTPTVPGGDRLLSYGRTGAASSSQSDQNCWECTPARAFDRDPASRWATSSTTGWVDPGWIYVDLGATAQITKVVLQWDPAYARAFQIQVSPDASAWTPIYSTTAGTGFKQTLTVSGSGRYVRMYGTQRATPYGYSLWEFQVYGTGGAPITPPPLPPDPAGPPRLVWSDEFNGAAGTRPDAAKWTADPGTGPNNELEYYTNHDNAAMDGAGSLVLEARKQVTAGSTCPRDPLSGSGTCQYTSARMNTGGKFEFTYGRVEARVKVPKGNGLWPAFWMMGADFRTGRPWPYNGEIDILEVLGKDVKTAYSTVHAPAYNGGGGVGGSYRLPGDADFSDDFHVWAANWDSKGIVYTLDGRTVFTIDKAAVEATRGPWVFDHPFYIILNLAVGGDWPGPPDATTPFPRKMLVDYVRVYQ; encoded by the coding sequence ATGCACTCGTCCCGGAGCCCCGGCCGCCATCCCCACCGCCTGATCCTGCTCGTCGCCGCGGTGGTCACCCTGGTCACCTCCCTGTCCGTCATCCCGGCCGCCACGGCCGCCGACACCCTGCTGTCGCAGGGCAGGCCCGTCACGGCGTCGTCGGCGGAGAACGTGGCCTTCCCCGCCACCGCGGCCGTGGACGGCGATCCCGGAACCCGCTGGTCGAGCGCCTTCAGCGACCCGCAGTGGATCCAGGTCGACCTCGGAGAGGTCGCCACCGTCACCCAGGTGGTGCTGAACTGGGAGACCGCCTACGGCAAGGCCTTCCAGATCCAGACCTCCCGCAACGGCGCCGACTGGACCCCGATCCACTCCACCACCACCGGGGCGGGCGGCACGCAGACGCTGACCGTCAGCGGATCCGGCCGCTACGTGCGGATGTACGGCACGCAGCGCGCCACCCAGTACGGCTACTCGCTGTGGGAACTGCAGATCTACGGCACCCTCGGCGGCGGCCCCGACCCGACCCCCACCCCCACGCCGACGGTCCCGGGAGGCGACAGGCTGCTCTCCTACGGCAGGACGGGGGCGGCCTCCTCCTCCCAGAGCGACCAGAACTGCTGGGAGTGCACCCCGGCCAGGGCCTTCGACCGCGACCCGGCCTCGCGCTGGGCGACCAGCTCCACCACCGGCTGGGTGGACCCGGGCTGGATCTACGTCGACCTCGGCGCGACCGCGCAGATCACCAAGGTCGTGCTGCAGTGGGATCCGGCCTACGCCAGGGCCTTCCAGATCCAGGTCTCACCGGACGCGTCGGCCTGGACCCCGATCTACTCCACCACCGCCGGCACCGGCTTCAAGCAGACGCTGACCGTCAGCGGATCCGGCCGCTACGTGCGGATGTACGGCACGCAGCGCGCCACCCCCTACGGCTACTCGCTGTGGGAGTTCCAGGTCTACGGCACCGGAGGCGCCCCGATCACCCCGCCGCCGCTGCCGCCCGACCCGGCCGGCCCGCCCAGGCTCGTCTGGAGCGACGAGTTCAACGGAGCGGCCGGGACCAGGCCCGACGCCGCCAAGTGGACGGCCGACCCCGGCACCGGCCCGAACAACGAGCTGGAGTACTACACCAACCACGACAACGCCGCGATGGACGGTGCCGGCAGCCTCGTCCTGGAGGCGCGCAAGCAGGTCACCGCCGGATCGACCTGTCCGAGGGATCCGCTGAGCGGTAGCGGTACCTGCCAGTACACCTCGGCGCGGATGAACACCGGCGGCAAGTTCGAGTTCACCTACGGCCGGGTCGAGGCCCGGGTCAAGGTGCCGAAGGGCAACGGGCTGTGGCCGGCGTTCTGGATGATGGGCGCGGACTTCCGCACCGGCAGGCCGTGGCCGTACAACGGCGAGATCGACATCCTGGAGGTCCTGGGCAAGGACGTGAAGACCGCCTACTCGACCGTGCACGCACCCGCCTACAACGGCGGTGGCGGGGTCGGCGGCTCCTACAGGCTCCCCGGCGACGCGGACTTCTCCGACGACTTCCACGTCTGGGCGGCCAACTGGGACAGCAAGGGCATCGTCTACACCCTGGACGGCCGGACGGTCTTCACCATCGACAAGGCGGCGGTGGAGGCGACACGGGGTCCATGGGTCTTCGACCACCCCTTCTACATCATCCTCAACCTCGCGGTGGGCGGTGACTGGCCCGGCCCGCCGGACGCCACCACGCCCTTCCCCCGGAAGATGCTCGTCGACTACGTGCGCGTCTACCAGTAG
- a CDS encoding DUF1996 domain-containing protein, which yields MARTSILSRGRRHRLRLAVLVSAVAALAGASLTVAIPQAGAAETPLSQGRPATASSAENAGTPASAAVDGNGGTRWSSAFSDPQWLQVDLGSTATINRVVLDWEGAYATAFTVQTSADGAAWTTIHTATAGTGGDQTLNVSGTGRYVRLTTTGRATQYGVSLWEFQVYGTGATPPPNGGGPVVRVAEFLAECPFTHRLPDDPIVFPGLPGGSHMHSFFGNTSTDAHSDLTSLLNADSTCSPRIDLSSYWVPTLYNDNVPVEPTGTTFYYLGEGVRDDVIARTQPLPLGLRIVAGNAKATQPDDTSNARWSCLHAGHVGSSKNFVTCPAGTMLESYLDFPQCWNGRDLDSADHKSHMAYPVAGTCPASHPVPVPKLRQVLRYPVNGDPAKFRLASGPGFTMHGDFFNAWPEAEMERRVRDCIRPIIKCGADGHP from the coding sequence ATGGCTCGGACGTCCATCCTCTCCCGCGGCCGGCGGCACCGCCTGCGGCTCGCGGTGCTGGTGAGCGCCGTGGCGGCGCTCGCAGGCGCGTCCCTGACGGTCGCGATCCCCCAGGCCGGCGCGGCCGAGACCCCGCTGTCGCAGGGCCGCCCGGCCACCGCCTCCTCGGCCGAGAACGCCGGCACGCCGGCCTCGGCCGCGGTCGACGGCAACGGCGGCACCCGCTGGTCGAGCGCCTTCAGCGATCCGCAGTGGCTCCAGGTCGACCTGGGCTCGACGGCCACGATCAACAGAGTGGTGCTGGACTGGGAGGGCGCGTACGCCACCGCCTTCACGGTCCAGACCTCCGCCGACGGCGCCGCCTGGACGACGATCCACACCGCGACCGCCGGCACCGGCGGCGACCAGACCCTGAATGTGTCGGGCACCGGCCGCTACGTCCGGCTCACCACCACCGGGCGCGCCACGCAGTACGGGGTCTCGCTGTGGGAGTTCCAGGTCTACGGCACCGGCGCCACCCCGCCCCCGAACGGCGGAGGGCCCGTCGTCCGTGTGGCGGAGTTTCTCGCCGAGTGCCCGTTCACCCACCGCCTGCCCGACGACCCGATCGTGTTCCCGGGACTGCCGGGAGGCTCGCACATGCACAGCTTCTTCGGAAACACCTCCACCGACGCCCACTCCGACCTGACGAGCCTGCTGAACGCCGACAGCACCTGCAGCCCCCGGATCGACCTGTCGTCGTACTGGGTGCCGACCCTCTACAACGACAACGTCCCGGTGGAGCCCACCGGCACCACGTTCTACTACCTGGGTGAGGGCGTGCGCGACGACGTGATCGCCCGGACGCAGCCGCTCCCGCTGGGGCTGAGGATCGTGGCGGGCAACGCCAAGGCGACCCAGCCCGACGACACCAGCAACGCGCGCTGGTCGTGCCTGCACGCCGGCCACGTGGGATCGTCGAAGAACTTCGTCACCTGCCCCGCCGGCACGATGCTGGAGTCCTACCTGGACTTCCCGCAGTGCTGGAACGGGCGGGACCTGGACTCGGCCGACCACAAGAGCCACATGGCCTACCCGGTGGCCGGCACCTGCCCGGCCTCGCACCCGGTGCCGGTGCCGAAACTGCGCCAGGTCCTGCGCTACCCGGTCAACGGCGACCCCGCGAAGTTCCGGCTGGCCTCCGGGCCCGGCTTCACGATGCACGGCGACTTCTTCAACGCCTGGCCGGAGGCGGAGATGGAGCGCCGGGTGCGTGACTGCATCCGGCCGATCATCAAGTGCGGCGCCGACGGCCACCCCTGA
- a CDS encoding DUF305 domain-containing protein: MKAATIGAPVLAALTVLLVARCAAAGPAAHPAAAHLPPPAARETISAPARTTPGAFNATDVAWLQLMIPMTEQMLRLLELAPEQTSNPRVTRLAARLGAGHRAELPRLRELLGRSGAPGVNVHEGHDMPGMVTAGDLRVLGRTTGAAFDRLFVEHIREHLEQGILVSRGEQGSGAEQAVRELAADIERTRAAQLALLDG; the protein is encoded by the coding sequence ATGAAAGCGGCCACCATAGGCGCACCGGTGCTGGCGGCGCTCACCGTGCTGCTGGTCGCACGATGCGCCGCCGCCGGGCCGGCCGCGCATCCGGCCGCGGCACACCTGCCGCCTCCGGCGGCCCGGGAGACGATCTCCGCACCGGCCCGCACGACGCCGGGCGCCTTCAACGCCACCGACGTCGCCTGGCTGCAACTGATGATCCCCATGACCGAGCAGATGCTCCGCCTGCTGGAGCTGGCCCCGGAACAGACCTCGAACCCGCGGGTCACGCGGCTGGCCGCGCGGCTCGGCGCCGGTCACCGCGCCGAACTCCCGCGGTTGCGCGAGCTGCTCGGCCGGTCGGGCGCGCCCGGCGTCAACGTGCACGAGGGGCACGACATGCCGGGCATGGTCACCGCCGGGGACCTCCGTGTCCTCGGCCGGACCACGGGGGCCGCGTTCGACCGGCTTTTTGTCGAGCACATCCGCGAGCACCTGGAACAGGGGATCCTGGTGTCCCGGGGAGAACAGGGCTCGGGCGCCGAACAGGCCGTCAGGGAGCTCGCCGCGGACATCGAGAGGACCCGCGCCGCCCAGCTCGCCCTGCTCGACGGGTAG
- a CDS encoding Dyp-type peroxidase → MPDPRLTRRGLLAGGAAAAAGALAGCAPGQVALSGPAVPPTTPETAPPISGASATEPFHGPHQAGIATTPQTHAVFVGLDLLPGTGREAVVRMMRLLTDDARRLSEGRPALADTEPELAAPPARLTVTFGFGPGLFAAAGVQDRRPGSIAPLPGFVVDKLEKRWTGADLLLQLCADDPVTLAHALRMTIKDARSFARVRWTQRGFRRSPQAAAPGTTQRNLMGQLDGTVNPQPGTPDFDRAVWVGDGPRWLHGGTTLVLRRIRLKLETWDAADRVAKEFTIGRRLDTGAPLTGQKERDEPDFDKLNAVGFPVISEYAHIRRAHVTDPGMRILRRVYNYDEGLTPEGHADSGLLFASYQADIDRQFVPIQKRLAEADLLNEWTTPIGSAVFAIPPGCARGGWVGETLLS, encoded by the coding sequence ATGCCAGACCCCCGCTTGACTCGCAGGGGACTCCTCGCGGGAGGCGCCGCCGCAGCGGCCGGCGCCCTCGCGGGGTGCGCCCCCGGGCAGGTCGCCCTCTCCGGGCCGGCCGTCCCCCCCACCACGCCGGAAACGGCTCCCCCGATCTCCGGCGCCTCGGCGACGGAGCCCTTCCACGGCCCCCACCAGGCCGGGATCGCCACCACCCCCCAGACCCACGCGGTGTTCGTCGGCCTGGACCTGCTGCCCGGCACCGGCCGCGAAGCCGTCGTCCGGATGATGCGCCTGCTCACCGACGACGCCCGCCGCCTGAGCGAGGGCCGCCCCGCCCTGGCCGACACCGAGCCGGAACTGGCCGCGCCCCCCGCCCGGCTGACCGTCACCTTCGGCTTCGGTCCCGGCCTGTTCGCCGCGGCCGGAGTCCAGGACCGGCGGCCCGGGTCGATCGCGCCCCTGCCCGGGTTCGTGGTCGACAAGCTGGAGAAGCGGTGGACAGGCGCGGACCTGCTGCTGCAGCTCTGCGCCGACGACCCCGTCACCCTCGCCCACGCCCTGCGCATGACGATCAAGGACGCCCGCTCCTTCGCCCGGGTGCGCTGGACCCAGCGGGGGTTCCGCCGCAGCCCGCAGGCCGCGGCCCCCGGCACGACCCAGCGCAACCTCATGGGCCAGCTGGACGGGACCGTCAACCCCCAGCCGGGCACGCCGGACTTCGACCGGGCCGTCTGGGTCGGCGACGGCCCGCGGTGGCTGCATGGCGGCACCACCCTGGTGCTGCGGCGCATCCGCCTCAAGCTGGAGACCTGGGACGCCGCCGACCGGGTGGCCAAGGAGTTCACCATCGGCCGCCGCCTGGACACCGGCGCCCCGCTGACCGGGCAGAAGGAGCGCGACGAGCCCGACTTCGACAAGCTCAACGCGGTCGGCTTCCCGGTCATCTCCGAATACGCCCACATCCGCCGGGCCCACGTCACCGACCCGGGCATGCGGATCCTGCGCCGGGTCTACAACTACGACGAGGGCCTCACCCCCGAGGGACACGCCGACTCCGGACTGCTGTTCGCCTCCTACCAGGCCGACATCGACCGCCAGTTCGTCCCCATCCAGAAGAGACTGGCCGAGGCCGACCTGCTCAACGAGTGGACGACCCCCATCGGCTCGGCGGTCTTCGCCATCCCTCCCGGATGCGCACGCGGCGGATGGGTAGGAGAGACCCTCCTGTCCTGA
- a CDS encoding copper chaperone PCu(A)C: protein MIVRRVLSAGLLAALATASVSACGAQSSEQPAGQVAAPVVASAPATATGPAAADAAPPVAITDPWVKTTKKGMSAAFGTLVNNTDSDVTVVSGTSPLSPKIELHEVVDSKGKMIMRPKEGGFVIPARSTHQLQPGGDHIMLMGVTEEVKPGAQIPFTLTLKGGETLEFTAVGKDFAGGKEDYQPGKDMDMNKDHG, encoded by the coding sequence ATGATCGTTCGTCGTGTTCTCTCCGCCGGCCTGCTGGCCGCCCTCGCCACCGCGTCGGTGAGCGCCTGCGGTGCGCAGTCCAGCGAGCAGCCCGCCGGGCAGGTGGCCGCACCGGTGGTCGCGAGCGCCCCCGCCACCGCCACCGGCCCCGCCGCGGCCGACGCCGCCCCGCCCGTCGCGATCACCGATCCGTGGGTGAAGACCACAAAGAAGGGGATGAGCGCCGCCTTCGGCACCCTGGTCAACAACACCGACAGCGACGTCACCGTCGTCTCCGGGACCTCACCGCTGTCACCGAAGATCGAGCTGCACGAGGTGGTCGACTCCAAGGGGAAAATGATCATGCGGCCCAAGGAGGGCGGCTTCGTGATCCCCGCGCGGAGCACCCATCAGCTCCAGCCCGGTGGTGACCACATCATGCTGATGGGCGTCACCGAAGAGGTGAAGCCCGGCGCGCAGATCCCCTTCACCCTCACCCTCAAGGGCGGCGAGACCCTGGAGTTCACCGCGGTCGGCAAGGACTTCGCCGGCGGCAAGGAGGACTACCAGCCCGGCAAGGACATGGACATGAACAAGGACCACGGCTGA
- a CDS encoding ClpP family protease, with protein MSSPQPVFEDPLYQRLLRKRIVVLGSEVNDEVANRICGELLLLSAGDDRSDIWLYINSPGGSVSAGMAIYDVMQYIPNDVATVGMGLAGSMGQFLLCAGAPGKRYALPHARIMMHQPSGGVGGTASDIVIQAEQMLYTKQMMSERIAFHTGQPLEQIEEDWDRDRWFTATEAKDYGLVDEVIRKTSEVPSAN; from the coding sequence ATGAGCAGTCCACAGCCCGTGTTCGAAGACCCGCTGTACCAGCGGTTGCTGCGTAAGAGGATCGTCGTGCTCGGCAGCGAGGTGAACGACGAGGTGGCCAACCGGATCTGCGGGGAGCTGCTGCTGCTGTCCGCCGGGGACGACAGGAGTGACATCTGGCTCTATATCAACTCGCCCGGCGGCTCGGTGTCGGCCGGAATGGCGATCTACGACGTGATGCAGTACATCCCGAACGACGTCGCCACCGTCGGTATGGGCCTGGCGGGCTCGATGGGCCAGTTCCTGCTCTGCGCGGGCGCGCCGGGCAAGCGGTACGCGCTGCCGCACGCCAGGATCATGATGCACCAGCCGTCCGGCGGCGTCGGCGGCACGGCCAGCGACATCGTCATCCAGGCCGAGCAGATGCTCTACACCAAGCAGATGATGAGCGAGCGGATCGCCTTCCACACCGGCCAGCCGCTGGAGCAGATCGAGGAGGACTGGGACCGGGACCGCTGGTTCACCGCCACCGAGGCCAAGGACTACGGATTGGTCGACGAGGTTATTCGGAAGACCAGTGAGGTCCCGTCGGCAAATTAG
- a CDS encoding DUF2470 domain-containing protein, protein MQQPVTAPPVPERVRTLAATAAPTHVSLAGTALPAMPARGGVDGAGRPVLLVLPGDPLHEVRDEPVVTVDLTATRSLGGLELSRGLLKVQGWAQAVPAAEARETAVAIAERCPDEALFDALERADGPRLLRVDVGQVIYLTGPESGVLDAEEYLDADPDPLMSEAERMLHHVNSTHRGQLETALRSLLAAPVSEAWLWELDRFGATVRSGIDNPTLVRLPWPTPITDAGSLERALRCLLCHH, encoded by the coding sequence ATGCAGCAGCCCGTCACCGCTCCGCCGGTCCCTGAGCGCGTCCGCACGCTGGCCGCCACCGCCGCCCCCACCCACGTGTCCCTCGCCGGTACGGCCCTGCCCGCCATGCCCGCCAGGGGTGGCGTGGACGGCGCGGGGCGCCCGGTGCTGCTGGTGCTGCCGGGGGACCCGCTCCACGAGGTGCGCGACGAACCGGTGGTGACCGTCGACCTGACCGCGACCCGCTCCCTGGGCGGGCTTGAACTCTCGCGCGGCCTGCTCAAGGTGCAGGGCTGGGCGCAGGCCGTACCGGCCGCCGAGGCGCGGGAGACCGCGGTGGCGATCGCCGAGCGCTGCCCGGACGAGGCCCTGTTCGACGCCCTGGAACGCGCCGACGGCCCCCGGCTGCTCCGCGTCGACGTCGGCCAGGTGATCTATCTCACCGGCCCCGAATCAGGCGTCCTGGATGCCGAGGAGTATCTCGACGCCGACCCCGACCCGCTGATGAGCGAGGCCGAACGCATGCTCCACCATGTCAACTCCACCCACCGGGGGCAGCTGGAGACCGCGCTGCGCTCGCTGCTCGCCGCCCCGGTCTCCGAGGCGTGGCTCTGGGAGCTCGACCGCTTCGGCGCGACCGTCCGCTCCGGCATCGACAACCCCACCCTGGTCCGCCTGCCCTGGCCCACCCCCATCACCGACGCCGGCTCCCTGGAGCGGGCCCTGCGCTGCCTGCTCTGCCACCACTGA
- the rpsD gene encoding 30S ribosomal protein S4 — translation MRYTGPKVRLSRRAGVPLTRKAVRYFEERPYPPGEHGRKTNRRQTGDYGLRLMEKQKLRWYYDVSERQMRRYWDMALRSTGRSGAELVVLLESRLASLVLRAGLAPSIYAARQYVTHGHITVDGRKVDIPSYLVKPGQVIAVRQRSRAMQPFVAAAEGTYADDRIAPYLSVDHADLRFTVVGRPAREQIVVPVDEQLVVEFYSR, via the coding sequence GTGCGCTACACCGGACCCAAGGTGCGCCTGTCCCGTCGGGCCGGCGTCCCGCTGACCCGCAAGGCGGTCCGCTACTTCGAGGAGCGCCCCTACCCGCCGGGTGAGCATGGACGCAAGACCAACCGGCGGCAGACCGGCGACTACGGGTTGCGGCTGATGGAGAAGCAGAAGCTGCGCTGGTACTACGACGTCTCCGAGCGGCAGATGCGCCGTTACTGGGACATGGCGCTGCGCAGCACCGGCCGTTCCGGCGCCGAGCTGGTGGTGCTGCTGGAGAGCCGTCTCGCCTCGCTCGTCCTCCGTGCCGGCCTGGCCCCGTCCATCTACGCGGCACGCCAGTACGTCACCCACGGCCACATCACCGTGGACGGCCGCAAGGTGGACATCCCCAGCTACCTGGTCAAGCCGGGCCAGGTGATCGCGGTGCGGCAGAGGTCCCGGGCGATGCAGCCGTTCGTCGCCGCCGCCGAGGGCACCTACGCCGACGACCGGATCGCCCCGTACTTGAGTGTCGACCACGCCGATCTCCGCTTCACGGTGGTCGGCCGCCCGGCGCGCGAGCAGATCGTGGTCCCCGTGGACGAGCAGCTCGTGGTGGAGTTCTACTCCCGCTGA
- a CDS encoding ion transporter gives MRERVRAALEAPRFQRVIIAVIVINAATLGLETSATAVERYGTALTVVDHLALYIFVLELAAKMYVYRRGFFRDPWNLFDIMIVTVSLLPTAGGLSVLRALRILRALRLISVVPSLRRVVTALLTAVPGMTSIVVLLGLVLYVTAVMGTKLYRATAPEYFGDLPTSLFTLFQMMTGDAWSDITREVMDEHPSAWVFFVLFMLVCTFVVLNLFIAVVVSAMEDEHAEESVQATQDLGVAVLTELAALRAEVRELRERVPVPAGAGAMSGDRSPAAPAPRRRGSARGRTGGR, from the coding sequence ATGCGCGAGCGTGTCCGCGCGGCCCTGGAGGCCCCGCGTTTCCAGCGGGTCATCATCGCGGTCATCGTGATCAACGCCGCCACACTGGGACTGGAGACCTCCGCCACGGCCGTCGAGCGGTACGGCACGGCGCTCACCGTCGTCGACCATCTGGCGCTCTACATCTTCGTGCTCGAACTGGCCGCGAAGATGTACGTCTACCGCCGGGGGTTCTTCCGGGACCCGTGGAACCTGTTCGACATCATGATCGTCACGGTCTCCCTGCTCCCCACCGCCGGGGGCCTGTCGGTGCTGCGGGCGCTGCGGATCCTGCGGGCGCTGCGGCTGATCTCCGTGGTGCCGAGCCTGCGCAGGGTCGTGACGGCCCTGCTCACCGCGGTGCCGGGGATGACCTCGATCGTGGTGCTGCTCGGCCTGGTGCTCTACGTCACGGCCGTGATGGGCACCAAGCTCTACCGCGCCACCGCTCCGGAGTACTTCGGGGACCTGCCCACCTCGCTGTTCACCCTGTTCCAGATGATGACCGGGGACGCATGGTCCGACATCACCCGGGAGGTGATGGACGAGCATCCGTCGGCCTGGGTGTTCTTCGTGCTGTTCATGCTGGTGTGCACCTTCGTGGTGCTGAACCTGTTCATCGCGGTGGTGGTCAGCGCCATGGAGGACGAGCACGCCGAGGAGTCGGTCCAGGCCACCCAGGATCTCGGCGTGGCCGTGCTCACGGAGCTGGCCGCGCTCAGGGCGGAGGTGCGGGAGCTGCGGGAGCGGGTCCCGGTGCCGGCGGGGGCGGGGGCGATGTCAGGCGACAGGAGCCCGGCCGCCCCGGCGCCCCGGCGGCGCGGATCGGCACGCGGGCGGACCGGCGGCCGATGA
- a CDS encoding nitroreductase family deazaflavin-dependent oxidoreductase: protein MGRRLIGLLRPFFQWLAGTDAFARFGPKIVPRMDRAVHRLSRGRTVMSDRMIPTLVLTTVGAKSGELREAPLACLPEDGGGFLVVGSNFGRAHHPGWSGNLLRTPEATVSFRGREIPVTGHLLSGRERAEAWPRLLRVWPVYDRYSEKSGRELRVFRLSPRPRP, encoded by the coding sequence GTGGGCCGACGCCTCATCGGGCTGCTCAGACCGTTCTTCCAGTGGCTGGCGGGGACCGACGCGTTCGCGAGGTTCGGGCCGAAGATCGTGCCGCGGATGGACCGGGCCGTGCACCGCCTGAGCCGGGGCAGGACCGTGATGAGCGACCGGATGATCCCCACGCTCGTCCTCACCACGGTCGGCGCCAAGTCCGGCGAGCTCCGCGAGGCCCCGCTCGCCTGCCTGCCCGAGGACGGCGGCGGCTTTCTGGTGGTCGGCTCCAACTTCGGCCGTGCGCACCACCCGGGCTGGAGCGGCAACCTGCTCAGGACCCCGGAGGCCACGGTGAGCTTCCGCGGCCGGGAGATCCCCGTCACCGGCCACCTGCTGAGCGGCCGGGAGCGGGCCGAGGCCTGGCCCCGGCTGCTCCGGGTCTGGCCCGTCTACGACCGCTACAGCGAGAAGTCGGGCCGCGAGTTGCGGGTCTTCCGGCTCTCCCCCCGGCCGCGACCATGA